The Pasteuria penetrans genome segment TTTACCATAATCCTGGAGTCCATTAAAGAAACCTTTGGGTGGACAGACAGGGAATTGATCGAACGTATTCCACGGGAAGGAGTGTTCTTTGAAGCTCTGGGGGGCAAAAAAGGAAAGCCCCTTATAGGTAGGAGAACATTATACGAAGGCAGAAAACGGTTGTTGGCATACGAGGAGAAAACAAAATGCAATGTTACACGGGACTCCTTTCAGCACTTCACCACCTTCCAAAAGTCAATAGTAGGTATGACATCCACCTGCCGTAGAATGGATAGCACGCTAATCAACAGCAACATAAGGAAATTGACCCGTAATGACGTGATCTATCTGGTGGCAAAAAATGTGGTTTGTATCTCGGCTGAACTCCTGATTCCCCTCCCCGCGGAGTGGGGGGTTTTTCTGGAGAAGGGGTGCAAACTAACAGACATCGATAGTCGGCAATCATTGGGCTATCAGCCTCCCCTTCCCCCCAAAAAAGGAGCAACAGCAAGGGATCATAGGACTGCAGAGCTAATTGGGGTTTGCTTGGCTGTAAGGGAACAGGTCTCCCACTATGACAACATCAGATCAACCAAGGAGTATGCATTGCTGGAAAGGGTGATCTGGGAACAAACTGAGGAGGATGAACAAGGAAATCTCAGGATGCTCTCCAAGGTGCGTTCTGGTAGTCTACAAAGCCCTTATGATCCTGATGCTCAGTACAGGAAGAAGAACAAACAGGAATGTTGGGGATATTCCGGACAAATCGTAGAGGATCGTGATGGAGAGAAGGGAGTAAGCCTAATTTCCTTCTTTGATATGAAAGGTTCCCTTCATCCAGATACGGCCTTTGCGAAGGAGTACATAGAAACATGGGTTCCCCATGATGGAATGCGGTTGTGTGCCGATGGGGGGTACTACAGCCATGAGATAAGCGAACTTGCCCAATCAAAGGGTATTTCGCTATGCTTCACCAATATGACGGGCCGAAGGGAGAACCCCGATAAATTGAGGGCAAGCACGTTTGTGCGAGACAAAAGAACAAAGGAAATTACACGGTGCGTGGCAAACAAGGAACCCGAGAACAGCCAGTACAAACCAGGGAGAAAACCAGGGAGCGGGACCAGTGTGGCTTATTTCAACGGGGAGGATTGCAAGAAGTGCCCCTTTGCGGATCAGTGCATTGGCAAA includes the following:
- a CDS encoding transposase, translating into MVSGYCTIEQSNLEGVEEWIECFADKWRWCSTKEEIKLATLCEYYEKHASWYKETYADYHNTIGQPCKDILFTIILESIKETFGWTDRELIERIPREGVFFEALGGKKGKPLIGRRTLYEGRKRLLAYEEKTKCNVTRDSFQHFTTFQKSIVGMTSTCRRMDSTLINSNIRKLTRNDVIYLVAKNVVCISAELLIPLPAEWGVFLEKGCKLTDIDSRQSLGYQPPLPPKKGATARDHRTAELIGVCLAVREQVSHYDNIRSTKEYALLERVIWEQTEEDEQGNLRMLSKVRSGSLQSPYDPDAQYRKKNKQECWGYSGQIVEDRDGEKGVSLISFFDMKGSLHPDTAFAKEYIETWVPHDGMRLCADGGYYSHEISELAQSKGISLCFTNMTGRRENPDKLRASTFVRDKRTKEITRCVANKEPENSQYKPGRKPGSGTSVAYFNGEDCKKCPFADQCIGKLNKTGGRTIRLTDRTYSAAEQRDQLEETKYREAGNSRAAIEGVCSALKNAYGARRLKVRGERRARLTMFAKCVAYNTSQVSEYIVKFIRIRRREVIS